A part of Prosthecobacter sp. SYSU 5D2 genomic DNA contains:
- a CDS encoding sigma-70 family RNA polymerase sigma factor yields the protein MTAVSVMRLLPTLVMPDPEWPASPAPIAAHGAAEDAFSDDEENVRLMLRIRDGDVAAFERLVELHQHMVIGTACRMLGNQEDAHDIAQQVFLRIWKSAPRYEPTAKFTTWLFTILRNLVFNETRRRSRRKEVPLEPEEDDQAPRQYADHTAPAADQLTQQDELEQALDKAIAALPEKQRLAVVLRRHEELPYEQICEILDMSLPAVKSLLFRARTELRKHLASYLGEEA from the coding sequence ATGACTGCCGTTAGCGTCATGCGCCTGTTGCCCACCCTAGTCATGCCGGATCCGGAATGGCCCGCCTCCCCTGCCCCCATCGCCGCCCATGGGGCCGCTGAAGATGCATTTTCCGATGACGAGGAAAATGTACGCCTCATGCTGCGCATACGCGATGGCGACGTGGCCGCCTTTGAGCGCCTGGTGGAGCTGCATCAGCACATGGTCATCGGCACCGCCTGCCGCATGCTCGGCAACCAGGAGGATGCCCACGACATCGCCCAGCAGGTTTTTCTGCGCATCTGGAAAAGCGCGCCGAGGTACGAGCCCACGGCCAAGTTCACCACCTGGCTCTTCACCATCCTGCGGAACCTCGTCTTCAATGAGACCCGCCGCCGCTCCCGCCGCAAAGAAGTGCCGCTGGAGCCGGAGGAAGACGACCAGGCCCCCCGCCAGTACGCCGACCACACCGCGCCCGCCGCCGACCAGCTCACCCAGCAGGATGAGCTGGAGCAGGCGCTGGACAAAGCCATCGCCGCGCTGCCGGAAAAACAGCGCCTCGCCGTGGTGCTGCGCCGCCACGAAGAGCTGCCCTACGAGCAGATCTGCGAGATCCTGGACATGTCCCTCCCTGCGGTGAAGAGCCTGCTTTTCAGGGCCAGGACGGAACTGCGAAAACACCTGGCGTCTTATTTGGGCGAGGAGGCTTGA
- a CDS encoding abortive infection family protein, whose translation MQQGIPHALARVVGNILGRYYYSHREIHALLCGAGAKTDPPEGNPNCESEITRWLLQENERDPGATIVILGKILEEFMECDFTRKLHTEEEKAKEKARLMQFLADYGMSYAKGGKLIDPGIGAASKTLIEHIREGNFAEIDVEIGRALNAVERDPPAAVTAACSLLESLCKAYIEEESLVWPTNKTLSPLWSVTAKHIGLSPDQLHDNDLKRILSGLFSIVEGIAAFRTHAGSAHGREKGAYRISPRHARFAVNAAHTLASFVMETWRFKRDTKNLHTPTQASSPK comes from the coding sequence ATGCAACAAGGTATTCCTCACGCGCTGGCCCGAGTGGTGGGCAACATCCTGGGGCGCTATTATTACAGTCACCGTGAAATTCATGCTCTACTTTGTGGAGCGGGGGCAAAAACCGATCCGCCAGAAGGCAACCCGAACTGCGAGAGTGAAATCACTCGTTGGCTTTTGCAGGAGAACGAACGTGATCCCGGAGCCACGATTGTCATTCTCGGGAAAATTTTGGAAGAGTTCATGGAGTGCGACTTTACGCGCAAGCTCCACACAGAAGAAGAGAAGGCGAAGGAGAAGGCGCGTCTGATGCAATTTTTGGCAGACTATGGCATGTCATACGCCAAGGGAGGCAAGCTCATTGATCCTGGGATCGGAGCTGCTTCCAAAACACTGATTGAGCACATCAGAGAGGGCAATTTCGCCGAGATTGATGTTGAGATCGGAAGAGCACTCAATGCGGTGGAGCGAGACCCGCCTGCTGCTGTAACAGCTGCTTGTAGTTTGCTGGAGTCACTGTGCAAAGCGTACATCGAAGAAGAGTCCCTGGTTTGGCCAACAAATAAAACTCTATCACCGCTTTGGAGTGTGACTGCAAAACACATCGGTCTATCGCCAGATCAATTGCACGACAATGACTTGAAACGGATTCTCTCTGGTCTCTTCAGCATTGTTGAGGGAATAGCCGCGTTTAGAACTCATGCAGGTAGTGCACATGGCAGAGAAAAAGGCGCTTATCGAATCTCTCCCCGCCATGCCCGCTTTGCTGTGAATGCCGCGCACACTTTAGCTTCATTTGTCATGGAAACATGGAGGTTTAAAAGGGACACGAAGAACCTCCACACTCCCACTCAAGCCTCCTCGCCCAAATAA
- a CDS encoding VOC family protein: MLHHLSFAVTDLGRSAAFYDAVLATLGYRRVWADATFIGYGLEEGKDLFALKHRPAHTGVPGDGFHVAFTASSQSEVLSFHRAALAHGGRDNGGAGLHPEYGPDYFAAFVIDPDGYRIEAVLMGGSIQPLSSDG; the protein is encoded by the coding sequence ATGCTCCACCATCTCTCCTTTGCCGTTACCGATTTGGGCCGTTCCGCAGCGTTCTATGACGCCGTGCTTGCCACGCTTGGTTACCGGCGTGTCTGGGCAGATGCGACCTTCATCGGCTACGGTTTGGAGGAAGGGAAAGACCTCTTCGCACTCAAGCACCGGCCTGCCCATACCGGAGTGCCTGGCGATGGCTTTCATGTCGCCTTCACAGCCTCTTCCCAGAGTGAGGTCCTGTCCTTTCACCGGGCTGCACTCGCTCACGGCGGCAGGGACAATGGGGGCGCCGGCCTGCATCCGGAATACGGCCCGGACTATTTCGCCGCGTTCGTCATAGACCCCGACGGCTACCGCATCGAAGCCGTGCTCATGGGAGGTTCCATTCAGCCCCTGTCTTCGGACGGCTAG
- the ffh gene encoding signal recognition particle protein: protein MFSALTDKLEDAFRKLRGLGKISESNVTDAMREIRMALLEADVDFKVTKDLIEAVKTRALGEEVLRTVTPGQQIVKIFHDELVKILGDGAAGLELAHSSRILMVGLNGAGKTTTSAKLANWLKKQGKRPLLVALDLYRPAAVTQLQVLGQQLNVPVCIPAAGETDVVRATRAALAWVEQQGPGVAIFDTAGRQEVDEALLSELKKVRDLVQPQETLLVADAATGQQAVAVASRFHETVTITGLVMTKLDGDARGGALLSMRQVTGCPVKFIGTGEKVDQLEVFHPDRMAQRILGMGDVVSLVEKAAEEIDEKEAMGMMRRMEENKFDFTDFLKQLRFMKKLGPLEGLLGMIPGMNKLKGMPGVDDNKMKHVEAIILSMTPKERSKPDIINGSRRKRISKGSGRPVVEINQLLKQFEMMRGLMKNKGAMAQMAGGLFGGGGGIGGMGAGGMPQLPKGMFPGGKMPKMGKSRKGFRLGG, encoded by the coding sequence ATGTTTTCCGCCCTTACCGACAAACTCGAAGATGCCTTCCGCAAGCTGCGCGGACTGGGCAAGATCAGCGAATCCAATGTGACCGATGCGATGCGTGAGATCCGCATGGCGCTGTTGGAGGCTGACGTGGATTTCAAGGTCACCAAGGACCTGATCGAGGCGGTGAAGACGCGCGCGCTCGGCGAGGAAGTCTTGAGGACGGTCACGCCTGGGCAGCAGATCGTCAAAATTTTCCACGATGAGCTGGTCAAAATTCTGGGCGACGGAGCGGCAGGACTGGAGCTGGCTCATTCCTCACGCATCCTGATGGTGGGTCTGAACGGAGCAGGGAAGACCACCACTTCCGCCAAGCTGGCCAACTGGCTCAAGAAGCAGGGCAAGCGCCCGCTGCTGGTCGCGCTGGACCTTTACCGCCCGGCCGCCGTGACGCAGCTCCAGGTGCTGGGGCAGCAATTGAATGTGCCAGTCTGCATTCCTGCGGCAGGCGAGACGGATGTGGTACGGGCGACCCGCGCCGCGCTGGCCTGGGTTGAGCAGCAGGGGCCCGGCGTGGCCATCTTTGACACCGCCGGTCGCCAGGAAGTGGATGAGGCGCTGCTGAGCGAGCTGAAAAAAGTCCGCGACCTCGTGCAGCCGCAGGAGACGCTCCTGGTGGCGGATGCGGCCACCGGTCAGCAGGCCGTGGCGGTGGCATCCCGCTTCCATGAAACCGTGACCATCACCGGCCTGGTCATGACCAAGCTGGACGGCGATGCCCGTGGCGGTGCGCTGCTTTCCATGCGCCAGGTCACAGGCTGTCCGGTGAAGTTTATCGGCACGGGTGAAAAGGTGGACCAGCTAGAGGTCTTCCACCCGGACCGCATGGCCCAGCGCATCCTCGGCATGGGCGATGTGGTGAGCCTGGTGGAGAAAGCGGCGGAGGAGATCGATGAAAAAGAGGCCATGGGCATGATGCGCCGCATGGAGGAGAACAAGTTCGACTTCACCGACTTCCTCAAGCAACTGCGCTTCATGAAAAAGCTTGGGCCGCTGGAAGGCCTGCTGGGCATGATCCCAGGTATGAACAAGCTGAAAGGCATGCCAGGGGTGGATGACAATAAAATGAAGCATGTGGAGGCGATCATCCTTTCCATGACGCCCAAGGAGCGGTCCAAGCCGGACATCATCAACGGCAGCCGCCGCAAGCGCATTTCCAAAGGCTCCGGACGGCCCGTGGTGGAGATCAACCAGCTCTTGAAGCAGTTTGAAATGATGCGCGGCCTCATGAAAAACAAAGGCGCCATGGCGCAGATGGCCGGCGGTCTTTTCGGTGGCGGCGGTGGCATAGGAGGCATGGGCGCAGGCGGGATGCCGCAGCTTCCCAAAGGCATGTTCCCCGGCGGCAAAATGCCCAAGATGGGCAAGTCCCGAAAGGGCTTCCGTCTGGGCGGCTAG
- a CDS encoding ABC transporter permease, translating into MSARFFWLSLASITAAYLLFWFLLIASTATYSTPEAWMSTLMKPEIRYATMLSLITCTVAAGFALLIAIPIGYLMARRQFRGKSLLDAALDIPIVLPPMVIGLCLLIFFQTQIGRIIEGGIERGDWIYLLKKVDAQGNDLGSWRFKAPFSIPATMQFTYTVAGVILAQFVVAAAFAIRTVRGTFDHLSARPEDVALTLGATRLQALWHIALPSARRGLVAAFCIAWARSLGEFGPILVFAGATRNRTEVLPTTVWLELSVGNLESAVAVSLVMILIAIAVLLVVRASGERV; encoded by the coding sequence ATGTCCGCCCGCTTCTTCTGGCTCAGCCTTGCCAGCATCACTGCCGCTTATCTGCTGTTCTGGTTCCTGCTCATCGCCTCCACAGCCACCTACAGCACGCCGGAGGCCTGGATGTCCACCCTGATGAAGCCGGAGATCCGCTATGCCACCATGCTCAGCCTCATCACCTGCACGGTCGCTGCGGGCTTCGCCCTGCTCATTGCCATCCCCATCGGCTATCTCATGGCCCGCCGTCAGTTTCGCGGCAAGTCCCTGCTGGATGCCGCGCTGGACATCCCCATTGTCCTGCCGCCCATGGTCATCGGCCTCTGCCTGCTCATCTTTTTTCAAACCCAGATCGGCCGGATCATCGAAGGCGGCATCGAAAGAGGCGACTGGATTTATCTTCTGAAAAAGGTGGATGCCCAGGGCAATGACCTCGGTTCGTGGAGGTTCAAGGCCCCCTTCTCCATCCCGGCCACGATGCAGTTCACCTACACCGTGGCGGGTGTCATTCTCGCCCAGTTCGTCGTCGCTGCCGCCTTCGCCATCCGCACGGTTCGCGGCACCTTTGACCACCTTTCCGCCCGGCCTGAGGATGTGGCGCTCACTCTCGGTGCCACGCGCCTCCAGGCCCTGTGGCACATCGCCCTGCCGAGCGCCCGGCGCGGCCTCGTCGCCGCCTTTTGCATCGCCTGGGCCCGCAGCCTGGGGGAGTTTGGCCCCATCCTTGTTTTTGCCGGAGCCACGCGCAACCGCACCGAGGTCCTGCCCACCACCGTCTGGCTGGAGCTGAGCGTGGGCAATCTGGAGTCCGCCGTCGCTGTCAGCCTGGTCATGATCCTCATTGCCATCGCCGTGCTCCTCGTCGTCCGCGCGAGTGGTGAGCGGGTATAG
- a CDS encoding autorepressor SdpR family transcription factor, whose protein sequence is MNSLFKALNDPTRRQILELLRVQSLTAGEIADSCQVGKPTVSHHLDILRQAELIEEERQGQFRRYHLNTSVVEDVMVWLSGLVEAPKPAAKKAAVALKRLKPRTSP, encoded by the coding sequence ATGAACAGCCTTTTCAAAGCACTCAACGATCCCACCCGTCGGCAGATCCTGGAGCTTCTCCGTGTCCAGTCCCTCACTGCGGGCGAGATCGCCGACAGCTGCCAGGTGGGCAAACCGACCGTCTCTCACCACCTGGACATTCTGCGCCAGGCTGAGCTGATCGAGGAAGAGCGGCAGGGGCAGTTCCGCCGCTACCATCTCAACACGAGCGTCGTCGAAGACGTGATGGTCTGGCTCAGCGGCCTCGTCGAAGCCCCGAAACCTGCGGCCAAAAAAGCCGCCGTCGCCCTGAAGAGGCTCAAGCCCCGCACCTCCCCATGA
- a CDS encoding SdpI family protein, translating into MKTQISAFIRREWLQLLLIAFPLLAALAAMPFAADRVPMQWNLQGQVNWYAPKSWGLLILPLTTLLTIALVLFLERRDPSRLRNADGQLTAHGKATRMIRLGITLLLGAVTLVQISASLGHAPDVSRWVVTSVALLFAFMGNLFGKLKPNRYVGIRVPWTLNSEHVWRQTHRVAGRVWSTSSLIVAAMSWLLPLHLIHTRLTLMWLFFLIVVPLFVAWNEARKERLSLIK; encoded by the coding sequence ATGAAAACCCAAATCAGCGCCTTCATCCGCCGTGAGTGGCTGCAATTGCTCCTCATCGCCTTCCCTTTGCTGGCTGCGCTCGCTGCCATGCCCTTCGCCGCCGACCGCGTCCCCATGCAGTGGAATCTCCAGGGCCAGGTCAACTGGTATGCCCCCAAGTCCTGGGGCCTGCTCATCCTCCCGCTCACCACCCTGCTCACGATAGCCCTGGTGCTCTTCCTGGAGCGCCGGGACCCCTCCCGCCTGCGCAACGCCGACGGCCAGCTCACCGCCCACGGCAAAGCCACCCGCATGATCCGCCTGGGCATCACCCTGCTGCTGGGGGCCGTTACCCTGGTCCAGATCTCCGCCTCCCTGGGCCATGCGCCGGATGTCAGCCGCTGGGTGGTCACATCCGTGGCGCTGCTCTTTGCCTTCATGGGCAACCTTTTCGGCAAGCTGAAGCCCAACCGCTACGTCGGCATCCGCGTGCCCTGGACGCTGAATTCCGAGCATGTCTGGCGGCAGACGCACCGGGTGGCTGGCAGGGTCTGGAGCACCAGCAGCCTCATCGTGGCCGCCATGTCCTGGCTCCTGCCCCTGCATCTCATCCACACCCGCCTTACCCTGATGTGGCTGTTTTTCCTCATCGTCGTCCCCTTGTTCGTTGCCTGGAATGAAGCCCGCAAGGAACGCCTGTCGCTCATCAAATAG
- a CDS encoding glucose-6-phosphate isomerase has product MSSTHSHWDRFQKFFVRYPEIDFSMDISRMAFEEELFEQQGASIEKAFAAMKELEAGAIANPDEGRMVGHYWLRDSSLAPTGELKAEIDETLEATLNFAAEVHAGKVLAANGQKFTRVLVVGIGGSALGPQLVAQAITPANPPMAIDFFDNTDPDGMDRVVAQIGAEITTTLTLVISKSGGTKETRNGMLEAKAAYEAQGADFAKHAVAVTGLDSELDKLAVAQGWLARFPMWDWVGGRTSVMSAVGTLAAALQGVDVRQFLAGAAAMDAETRSRPAKENAAMLMALMWYSAGKGKGAKDMVVLPYKDRLVLFSKYLQQLVMESLGKEHDLDGAVVNQGIAVYGNKGSTDQHAYVQQLRDGVNNFFAIFIQVAKARDTAGFEVEPGYTSGDYLQGFLRGTRTALADKGRESITLSIGEVNAFSLGMLVGLFERAVGFYATLVNVNAYHQPGVEAGKKAATDFLKQMGQVLGALPGSGDGATADEIAAKLGIDAEDAWHMAGHLAANGKAKVSLGTQGPASDRFMLA; this is encoded by the coding sequence ATGAGCAGCACACACAGCCACTGGGACCGGTTTCAGAAGTTTTTTGTCCGTTATCCTGAGATTGATTTCTCCATGGACATCAGCCGGATGGCTTTTGAGGAGGAGCTTTTTGAGCAGCAAGGGGCGTCCATTGAAAAGGCCTTCGCGGCGATGAAGGAACTGGAGGCGGGCGCGATAGCGAATCCGGACGAGGGGCGCATGGTGGGGCACTACTGGTTGCGGGATTCCAGCCTGGCACCCACGGGCGAGTTGAAGGCGGAGATTGATGAGACGCTGGAGGCGACGCTGAACTTCGCTGCGGAGGTGCATGCGGGCAAGGTGCTGGCGGCGAATGGGCAGAAATTCACGCGGGTGCTGGTGGTGGGCATCGGCGGATCGGCCCTGGGACCGCAACTGGTGGCGCAGGCGATTACGCCGGCGAATCCGCCCATGGCGATTGATTTTTTTGACAACACGGACCCGGACGGCATGGACCGCGTGGTGGCACAGATCGGCGCGGAGATCACCACGACATTGACGCTGGTGATTTCGAAATCCGGCGGGACCAAGGAGACTCGCAACGGCATGCTGGAGGCCAAGGCGGCCTATGAAGCGCAGGGCGCAGACTTTGCCAAACACGCCGTGGCGGTGACGGGCCTGGACAGCGAGCTGGACAAGCTGGCGGTGGCTCAGGGCTGGCTGGCGCGCTTTCCGATGTGGGACTGGGTGGGCGGCCGAACCAGCGTGATGAGCGCGGTGGGCACCCTGGCGGCGGCGCTGCAAGGGGTGGATGTGCGGCAGTTCCTGGCTGGCGCGGCGGCGATGGATGCGGAGACGCGGTCCCGGCCTGCGAAGGAAAATGCGGCCATGCTGATGGCGCTGATGTGGTACAGCGCGGGCAAGGGCAAAGGGGCCAAGGACATGGTGGTGCTGCCCTACAAGGACCGGCTGGTGCTTTTCAGCAAATACCTCCAGCAGCTTGTCATGGAATCCCTTGGCAAGGAGCATGATCTGGATGGTGCCGTGGTTAACCAGGGCATTGCCGTGTATGGCAACAAAGGTTCCACGGACCAGCATGCCTATGTGCAGCAGCTTCGCGATGGCGTGAACAATTTTTTTGCCATCTTCATCCAGGTGGCGAAGGCACGGGACACCGCCGGTTTTGAGGTGGAGCCGGGCTACACCAGCGGGGATTACCTGCAGGGTTTCCTGCGCGGCACACGCACCGCCCTGGCGGACAAGGGGCGGGAATCCATCACGCTGAGCATAGGCGAAGTGAATGCCTTCAGCCTGGGTATGCTGGTGGGCCTGTTTGAGCGCGCCGTGGGCTTTTACGCCACGCTGGTGAATGTGAATGCCTATCACCAGCCAGGCGTGGAGGCCGGAAAAAAGGCAGCCACAGATTTCCTGAAGCAGATGGGCCAGGTGCTGGGCGCGCTGCCCGGCTCCGGAGACGGGGCCACGGCGGACGAGATTGCGGCAAAGCTGGGGATTGATGCGGAGGATGCCTGGCACATGGCGGGGCATCTGGCAGCCAATGGCAAGGCGAAGGTGAGCCTCGGTACCCAAGGCCCGGCATCGGACCGTTTCATGTTGGCATAA
- a CDS encoding O-antigen ligase family protein, which yields MAALSAAPEPLVHRMVIWVCGTILGLLAADVIIGSYNVGLSPLKPSIFTLFALASCLGLPLLAGIRFAPVALLVLLLPAVRLFDAALLSRSVTSFQGQAGMDHLRVMLVIVATLTVLSTDPGLRAVRWAAILAMIMTTGSEIAEMLGMAKFSTIPGRYAGFNNHPNFPPVLLCEMLGICFALCRSFKVNCILIAVAFVGVALTFGRSGFVVLVLMSGAYLLQNARRNLPFLIVMAAIAIPAAGVGFAVLQSQTQQGVTKDKNTSERLQAIYELDFEKLKSPERAKDLADGWEGVMQKPLFGHGTGVSGVIWAPHNEYVSLWLELGIPGVLLFVGTLGALVVRSIMLGGRAGYLLFAIIAYTPAGQGRIEMPHYYLALATAAFILWPQRFRIAIKSQAPGQ from the coding sequence ATGGCGGCCTTGTCCGCTGCGCCGGAGCCGCTGGTCCACCGCATGGTCATCTGGGTCTGCGGGACGATCCTCGGCCTGCTGGCGGCAGATGTGATCATCGGCTCCTACAATGTGGGCCTTTCGCCTCTGAAGCCGTCCATCTTCACGTTGTTTGCGCTGGCCTCCTGCCTGGGGCTGCCCCTGCTGGCAGGCATCCGGTTTGCGCCAGTGGCCCTGCTGGTGCTGCTGCTGCCGGCGGTGCGGCTTTTTGATGCCGCCCTGCTGTCGCGGTCGGTGACTTCCTTCCAGGGCCAGGCGGGCATGGACCACCTGCGGGTGATGCTGGTCATCGTGGCCACTTTGACGGTGCTGTCCACGGATCCAGGCCTGCGGGCCGTGCGTTGGGCCGCCATCCTGGCCATGATCATGACCACGGGCTCTGAAATCGCCGAGATGCTGGGGATGGCCAAGTTTTCGACCATTCCGGGACGGTATGCGGGCTTCAACAACCATCCGAATTTCCCGCCCGTGCTCCTTTGTGAGATGCTGGGCATCTGCTTTGCCCTGTGCCGGAGTTTCAAGGTGAACTGCATCCTCATCGCCGTGGCCTTTGTGGGCGTGGCGCTGACCTTTGGGCGCAGCGGCTTTGTGGTCCTGGTGCTGATGTCCGGGGCCTATCTGCTGCAGAATGCGCGCCGCAATCTGCCGTTTTTGATTGTCATGGCGGCCATCGCCATTCCGGCGGCGGGGGTGGGGTTTGCAGTTTTGCAAAGCCAGACCCAGCAGGGGGTGACGAAGGACAAAAACACCTCGGAACGCCTGCAGGCCATTTATGAACTGGACTTTGAAAAGCTGAAGTCCCCTGAGCGGGCCAAGGATCTGGCCGATGGCTGGGAAGGCGTGATGCAGAAACCTTTGTTCGGCCATGGGACCGGAGTCTCCGGGGTGATCTGGGCACCGCACAATGAATACGTGTCCCTGTGGCTGGAGCTGGGCATTCCGGGTGTGCTGCTGTTTGTGGGCACCCTGGGGGCGCTGGTGGTGCGCAGCATCATGCTGGGCGGGCGGGCGGGATACCTCCTGTTTGCCATCATTGCCTACACTCCGGCAGGGCAGGGGCGCATCGAGATGCCGCACTACTACCTGGCCCTGGCCACGGCGGCTTTCATCCTTTGGCCGCAGCGTTTTCGCATTGCTATAAAATCGCAAGCTCCAGGTCAATGA
- the asnB gene encoding asparagine synthase (glutamine-hydrolyzing), which produces MCGIAGYFTLPRSRTSTQMTAEVTRMTDAIVKRGPDDSGAWTDAETGIALGHRRLSILDLSPLGHQPMTGADGRYVLVFNGEIYNFQKLRAELEPQGHTWRGHSDTEVMLAAFQQWGVLEATKRFNGMFAFALWDRQERVLHLGRDRLGEKPLYYGWSGDSFVFGSELKAVREFPGFAAGINRDAICSQLRFSYVPDPLCIYEGFYKLPPASLLSVKTPAEKPVPVTYWSLRQVIERGVDDPFTGTETEAVDTFEAMLKEAVGMRMVSDVPLGAFLSGGVDSSLIVAMMQAQSARPVRTFTIGFDVPEYNEAEFAKAVAVHLKTDHTEMYVTGQDALDTIPLLPGLYDEPFSDYSQIPTYLVCKMAREHVTVALSGDAGDELFGGYERYFVGRNLWDKFAWMPPGMKRAAAGALTLLPPQVLNSIGGMTRPVLPKRLRHVPFGDKLHKLAEVVAAPGMETLYLNLMSHWKQPEQVVIGGQDPQTSITNRDGWPRVTDFTHRMMHLDMENYLPGDILTKVDRAAMGVSLEGRIPLLDTDLIEFAWRVPFSMKVRDGKGKWLMRETLYRHVPKALIDRPKRGFGVPMEHWLRDELRDWAEELLSETRLKREGYFHPGPIRQKWKEHLGGTRNWHFYLWDVLMFQAWLAGMK; this is translated from the coding sequence ATGTGCGGCATTGCTGGTTATTTCACCCTTCCACGTTCACGAACTTCAACCCAGATGACGGCGGAAGTAACGCGCATGACGGATGCGATTGTCAAGCGCGGGCCGGATGACAGCGGCGCGTGGACGGATGCGGAGACAGGCATCGCGCTGGGACATCGGAGGCTGTCCATTCTGGATCTTTCGCCGTTGGGTCATCAGCCGATGACGGGCGCGGATGGCCGGTATGTGCTGGTGTTTAACGGGGAGATTTATAACTTCCAAAAACTGCGCGCGGAGCTGGAGCCGCAGGGTCACACCTGGCGCGGCCACTCGGATACGGAGGTGATGCTGGCGGCGTTTCAGCAATGGGGCGTGCTGGAGGCGACGAAGCGGTTCAACGGCATGTTTGCCTTTGCCCTGTGGGACCGGCAGGAGCGCGTGCTGCACCTGGGTCGCGACCGGCTGGGGGAGAAACCGTTGTATTATGGCTGGAGCGGGGATTCGTTTGTCTTCGGGTCCGAGCTGAAGGCGGTGCGGGAGTTTCCGGGCTTCGCCGCAGGCATCAACCGGGATGCCATTTGCAGCCAGTTGCGCTTCAGCTATGTACCGGACCCGCTGTGCATTTATGAGGGCTTTTACAAGCTGCCACCGGCCAGCCTGCTGAGTGTGAAAACGCCCGCCGAAAAGCCTGTGCCGGTGACGTACTGGTCGCTGCGGCAGGTGATCGAGCGGGGCGTGGACGATCCCTTCACCGGCACGGAAACGGAGGCGGTGGATACCTTTGAAGCGATGCTGAAGGAGGCGGTGGGCATGCGCATGGTCTCGGATGTGCCGCTGGGGGCGTTTCTCTCAGGCGGTGTAGATTCATCCCTCATCGTGGCGATGATGCAGGCGCAGAGCGCGCGTCCGGTGCGGACGTTTACCATCGGCTTTGATGTGCCAGAGTATAACGAGGCGGAGTTTGCCAAAGCGGTGGCGGTGCATCTGAAAACGGACCATACGGAGATGTATGTCACGGGGCAGGATGCGCTGGATACCATTCCGCTGCTGCCGGGGCTGTATGATGAGCCCTTTTCAGACTACTCGCAGATCCCCACCTACCTGGTGTGCAAGATGGCGCGTGAGCACGTGACCGTGGCGCTGAGCGGCGACGCCGGGGACGAGCTGTTCGGCGGTTATGAACGGTATTTTGTGGGGCGGAATCTGTGGGACAAATTTGCCTGGATGCCGCCAGGCATGAAACGCGCCGCTGCAGGAGCATTGACCCTCCTGCCGCCGCAGGTGCTGAACTCCATCGGCGGAATGACGCGGCCAGTTTTGCCCAAGCGGCTGCGGCATGTGCCCTTTGGCGACAAGCTGCACAAGCTGGCGGAGGTGGTCGCGGCTCCGGGCATGGAGACGCTGTATCTGAACCTCATGTCCCACTGGAAACAGCCTGAGCAGGTGGTCATCGGCGGCCAGGACCCGCAGACCAGCATCACCAACCGCGACGGCTGGCCACGGGTGACGGACTTCACCCACCGCATGATGCACCTGGACATGGAGAACTATCTGCCTGGGGACATCCTGACCAAGGTGGACCGTGCGGCGATGGGCGTGAGCCTGGAAGGCCGCATCCCGCTGCTGGACACGGACCTCATTGAGTTCGCCTGGCGTGTGCCTTTTTCCATGAAGGTTCGGGACGGCAAGGGCAAATGGCTGATGCGGGAGACGCTCTACCGCCATGTGCCGAAGGCGCTCATTGACCGGCCCAAGCGCGGATTCGGCGTGCCGATGGAGCACTGGCTGCGGGATGAGCTACGCGACTGGGCTGAGGAACTGCTCAGTGAGACCCGTCTGAAACGGGAAGGGTATTTCCATCCGGGGCCCATCCGCCAAAAGTGGAAGGAGCACCTGGGCGGCACGCGAAACTGGCACTTTTATCTGTGGGATGTGCTCATGTTCCAGGCCTGGCTGGCAGGGATGAAGTGA